From the Acidimicrobiales bacterium genome, the window GCGCATACGCCGATTCGGTGGTCGCCTACGAGGACGACCCCGACAACTCGGTCCGGTTCCGCTTCCCGGATGGCCTCACAGTGAACCGGCCGAACCCGTTGCGGGACGACTACCGGCACGCGTGGGCTCTCGTGCGCGCCCGCCTGGGCTGAGGCGTCAGCCAGCACTCAGCACCTTCTCGGCCCGCTCCACCGCGTCCATCACGGTCTTGCGGGGGCCGCCGTCGCGGGCCTCCTCGACCTGTCGGACCGCGTCGGCGCGGGACGGGTCACGGTCCAGGTAGGCGACCACGTCGGCGGCGCGCTCTGGTATCCGATGGCCGGGGACGCCGAGAAGCGCCTCCGGCTGGGCGTTGACGGTCGGGGTGACGGCCGCCTGTTCGGCGGCGCGGCGGGTCGCCCGGTTGGTGCGGCGGACGCTGCCCTTCGTCTGCCGCCAGGTGCGGCCACGGTACGGGTCCATCGGGTGCTCCTCTCAGGTGCCGGCGTAGCGGAGCCGGCGGTCGGTGTCGGGCGACCAGACGCGGGGGCGGGCGACCATCCCCTTCGGGTTGACGGCCCGCAGGAAGGCGCGCACGGTGGGCGGCAGGCCGGATGCGGGGGACGAGTCGTCCGTCGGGTTCACCTCGTAGGTGACGTTCTGGCGTTGCAAGGTGCGGACCACCTCGTCGAGGTCGCATCCCTGCGAGCCGCCCCGCTGGAGGTACCAGCAGGCGAGGTCGGCGGCGGCCCGCTCCCCCGACGGCGGCGGCCGCTCGCCGTGCGTCCATGTCACCTCCCACGTCCCCGGCTCGGACGACGGCAGGTCGAGCCGCTGGCAGGCCGGCCACCGTTCCCCGTCGACGCGGACGAGGAACCGGTGGTCGTCCACCCGGTATGCCGCCTCGTCGAGGATCAGTCCGTCGACGACGACCTCGGTGACCGCGACGACGGGGCCGGGAAGCTCGACCTGCGCCAGCCCCGCCCCGCACGAGCAGACGCCGCCGCACAACGACCGGTAGCCCGACGGGGCCGGATCGCCCGGAAACCACCATGAGAGGCCCGTGGCGCCCCGCAGGCAGGGCCGGGCGGTGTCGCCACACTCCCCGGGGAACTGGAAGGCGCTGAGCCGCCACAGCAGGTCCGACGCGACCGCTATCGCGTTGGACGCCGCTTCGTCGCCGGAGGCGCCCGCGTCGCGGCACGCCAACTGGTCGGGCGTGCACCACGGTTCGCAGACGGTGTTCCGGGGGGCGGCCATCCCGCTACGGGATGGTCAGCGTCGCTGAGGCGCACACCTCGTCGGGCAGGTCGTCGGTGCCGTTCTCGAGCGGCTCCTGGAACCAGGCGAGCGTCCCGGCCTCGGCGATCGACGCTGGCAGGTCGCCGCCCGGGCCGGTGCCGAGGCTCAGGTTCTGGCGGCCCTTGAACGGCAGCGGCACGTTCAGCACCGACCGGTTGAGGGTGAAGTCGCCGATCCGGAACTTCGCGTGGGGGACCACGTACCGCCAGAAGACGAGCGACGTCCCGTCGACCGCCTGCTCCTCGCCGTCCCACGCGTACGTCCACCCCTCGACCGACACGGCGGGGACGGGGTCGCCCTTGCCGGGCATGGCGTAGCCGAGGACGGGGGCGTTCGCGCCGGTGCCGTCGCGGTAGAGGGTGCCGCCGGCGAGGAACTCGGCGAGGCCGGGGTTCGGGCCGCAGATGGTGAGCGTGCCGTTGTAGCCGATGATCTCGTCGTCGCCCTGCGCCCGGACGCACTCGGTGCCGTCGCCCAGCTCCTGGGTGAGGACCGACCCGTCGCGGTACTGCGGCTGGACGGCGAGGCTGATCGCCCGGGCGACGTACAGGTTGCCTGTCCCTTCGTCCGGCGCGCCGGTGGCGTCGAGCCGGGCGAACCTGGCCCGGAGGAACGAGTGTGAACCGAAGCACTCCATGTCGGGCCTCCTAGGCGGCGACGGGGACGGACACGAGGGAACGGACGGCCGAGCAGAGCCGGTCGAGGTCGTCGGAGGTGACCTGCTCCACTTCGACGGCGCGGCGGCGGGAGGCGGCCGAGCAGTGCGCGTACCAGGCGGGGTCGTCGAGCAGGCGGCGGACCTCGGCGGCGAAGTCGTCGGCGGTGGTGGCGAACACCCCAGCGTCGCCTAACGACTCTCGGAGGCCGGAGGTGGGGCAGGCGACGACCGGGATGCCGGAGCACATCGCCTCGACGGCGACCCGCCCCCACGACTCGTAGACGGAGGGGACGACCAGCACCTTGGTGCGGGCGTACACGTCGTCGCGCATCCGGGGGGTGTTGTCGACCACGTCGACGTTCGGCAGGGTCCGCACGTCCTGGGTGCCGTAGCCGCCCCGCACCCCGAGGAACCCCACGTCGGGCATCCGCTCCGCCAGATGCCAGAACACGTCGGCGCCCTTGTCCGGGTACAGGTTGACCAGCGTCACCCGGTCCCCCGGCTTGGTCGTGTAGCGGGCGACGGGGACGTGGGGGCGGGCGACGACCATCGGGCCCGGCCAGTGGAGCGTGTCGGCCACCCACCGGGAGTTGGCGACGACGAGGTCGGCTTCGCTGCGGCGGACCCGCCAGTGGGCGAGCTGCCGGTGGTTGTGCACCAGGTGGACGACCGGCCGGTGCGACTGCTTCGCGAGGGTGACGGCACGACGGGTGCAGTCCAGGTGGGTGAGGACCACGTCCGCCCACCGGTACGCCTGCCGGTCCCTGGTCACCGCGATCCCCTCCAACGGCTCCCCGGTGCGGCCGGTGGTGTTCAGCACCCGCACGTCGGCGCCCCGGTCGCGGAGGCCGACCATCACCTCGTGGGCGTACCATTCGGCGCCGGCGTTCTGGTGGGGCGGGTAGCCGTGGAAGTGGCCGAGCACCCGCAGGCCTCCCGGCTGGTGGCGCTCGACGCCGCTGAGGCGGGCGCGGTAAGGGTCCATCAGGCGGCCAGGTCGACGGTGGCGGCGAAGTGGCAGCACGGGTCGAACGTGGCGGCGACGGCCCGCTCGGCGAGCCAGGCACGCCGGTTCAGCTGAGGGTGGACCGCCTCCCGCTCCTCGACGGTGGACCGTCGGAGCGCGACCCTGCCGGTCGCGTACACCGTCTCGGTGCCCGACGCGCCGGTCGCCCCGCCCGGCCCGGTCCCCGGGTAGCCGGCGCCGGGAACGACGATCGACCCCATCCACGTGGTGATCAGGTTCGACCCGGCCTCCTTGCGGAGCAGGCCCTTCGACCCGGCGATCACCAGCGCCCGGACCGACAGGTGGATCATCCCCCGTCGGAGGCAGCCGGCCAGAGCCGCCTCTAGCTCGGCGAAGGTGTTCACGATCGTCGGGGTGTCGGCGGTGACGTCGACTGCGTTCCCGTCGGCGAGGAACGGGTTGCCCCATCCGGCGGCGACGGCGACCTCGCCGGTCCACAGCTCCCGTTCGATCAGCGCCGACTCGGCGGCGTCGAGCAGACGGCGGGTCGCGGCGGACCGGTCCTGGCCGGACAGGGTGGAGCACTCGCGGATGACCGCCACGTAGAACGGGTGGGCGGTCGCCTCCTCCTCGACGGCGACGACCGCCTGCTTCTGCCCGGCGTCCGGGTCGATCGCCCGTCCCACGGCGCCCACGTCGGAGCACGGCTCCGGCACCCAGGTGACGCCGCCGATCCACCGGTCGTCGGCCTCGGTGATCCGGGTGGCGGCGACGAGGATTCCCTGCAACGGCTCGGCCGGCGGGGTCGGCTCGACCGGCGCGGGAGGGGCTGCGGCGGTCAGCGCCGCCGTGCGTGCCTCCTCTGCGGTTCGGCCGACCCCACCGGCGACGTCGATCATCAGGCGGCCTCACCGCCCTGGGCGCCGGACTGCGGGTCGCAGGCGAAGTCGATGGCGCCGATCCGGGCGCCGGAGGCGCACAGGGTGGAGGTGCCGTCGATGCCGAGGACGCCGCGGAACAGGAGGCCTTCGAAGGTCTCCATGAACTGCCGGTACCGGTTGGTGCGGACCAGCTCGTCGTCCCGGTAGGCGTCGACCCGCAGCTCGCCGCCGTTCAGGAAGAACAGCGACCCCTCCGGGTACAGCAGCCACCGGACCGTCGCCGGGAACGACGGGAGGGCGCCGTCGGCGGTGGGGGCGGCGAGCACCTGGAGGTCCGGGGAGAAGGTGACGTTGACGCCGCGGGACTGGAGGTCGGCGACGAACTGCTGGCGGGCGTAGCGCATCTCGTCCCCGGTGGCCGGCAGCTGTCGGGACCGGTCGATGGACACCAGCCGGTCCGTCCAGTCGGGGAGGACCAGCCGCCACGCCTGGTCGCCGAGCCGGTGCGCCGAGCCGACGGTGGCGAGGGCGACGTCGACCGCGAACATCAGGTCGGGGAGGGCCGACACCTGCGCGCCGACCGTCTGGGCGAACACCCGGGGGTGGGCGCGGAACAGGTCGCGCAGCTTCTGCTCGGCGACTCGGGCGTGGACGACGGTCGCGAGCCGTTCGATGGCGGGCACCTTCTCCGGGTGGGC encodes:
- a CDS encoding glycosyltransferase family 4 protein, encoding MDPYRARLSGVERHQPGGLRVLGHFHGYPPHQNAGAEWYAHEVMVGLRDRGADVRVLNTTGRTGEPLEGIAVTRDRQAYRWADVVLTHLDCTRRAVTLAKQSHRPVVHLVHNHRQLAHWRVRRSEADLVVANSRWVADTLHWPGPMVVARPHVPVARYTTKPGDRVTLVNLYPDKGADVFWHLAERMPDVGFLGVRGGYGTQDVRTLPNVDVVDNTPRMRDDVYARTKVLVVPSVYESWGRVAVEAMCSGIPVVACPTSGLRESLGDAGVFATTADDFAAEVRRLLDDPAWYAHCSAASRRRAVEVEQVTSDDLDRLCSAVRSLVSVPVAA